The genomic segment TGATCGGAACAGCAACGGTTCAGGCCGGTCTGACGAGCAATATTCTGTTGATTACTGTTGCGATGTCGGCGCTTGCCGCGTTCATCACGCCCAATTACCGGATGGCGACCACCATCCGCTTTATCCGCTTCCCGTTTATTATATCTGCGCAGATATTCGGTCTGTTAGGCATTGCCCTCTGTTTCTCTGTCTGTGTCGGACATCTTCTGAGGATGACCTCACTGGGACGACCTTATATGGAGCCGATTTATCCACTTCGCGTGACCGATCTGAAAGACTCTTTTATCCGGCTGCCGTTAAACCATCAGAACGTTCGTCCCATGCTGCTCCGTCCCGGTGATGCCATGCGTATGAACAGCACCCGGACACACCGTAAAAAAGGAAAAAACATTCCCGATATTGACGAATGACAGTCATGCAATGGAGGCCATGTGATGAGCGGTACAATCAATGAAACACATCAGATTAGCCCAATGTCCGTATTTTTTATCCCCCACACGATGCAAGTCGGCATCGGCCTTTTATCTTATCAGCAGATCGCGTCCCATCACAGTGGACAGGATGCCTGGCTCGCCATTCTGATCGGCGGGCTGACCTCGCTTGTCCTGATGTGGCTCATACTCCGCCTGCTGGAAAATGAGCGTCAGTACGGACGTGCGGATTTATTTTCCATGCACAGGCGCCTTTTCGGAAAATGGCTGGGGCATACGCTGAGTCTGGTGATGATGGCTCATGTTTTTCTGTATGCTGTGGTGTTTCTGAGAAGCTATCTTGAAATCCTGCAAGTCTGGATTTTCCCCCAGTTGTCACTTATTTCCTTTTCCGCTCCTTTCTGTCTGCTGATCTGGTACATTGTTAAAGGTGGGATCCGGACAGTCGGAGGGGTTTGTTTTCTGAGCTTTATTTATCTGATTCCGATCTATCTGTCAACCGCATTCGCCGTACCTCAGCTTCATTTTTCCAATCTGATGCCGGTCTTTGATCATCATCCCATGTCCCTCCTTGCGTCTGCCTATGATACGACCGGTATTTTTCTTGGCTATGAACTCATTCTTTACTTTTATCCTTTCATCAAAAGGCCGGAACTCACTGGAAAATTTGCCTTTTTCAGTCTGCTCACGACTCTGTATCTGTATATCATTCTGATGATCGTCGGTATCGCCTTTTTCAGCCCGGGCCAGCTGGATGTTAACATCTGGCCGACAGTTTCCCTTTGGAAGAGCATCACTTTTCCCCTGCTCGAACATGTCGACATGATTCACATCGTTTTTATCGTCTGGCTTCTGATTCCGAGTGTGAGCATGAGCGCCTGGATCGTATCCAGAGGGATGAAACAGATCATCCCTGTATTTAAACAGAAATATGCCCTGATCCTTGTCCTGATTGCTCTGACGGCCTGCACGATGATGGTTCGCAACGGCGAGCAGGTCAAGTGGATCAATATCCTGTATGATCGGACCGGTTTCTTCATTGTTTACCTTTATATCCCCTTTCTTTTTCTGTATCAATGGCTGATTTCGAAAGTGAGGCGATCTTCTGCATGAAAATACAGATCACCGCGATCGTCCTGATCACTCTGACATGCCTTTCCGGCTGTATACCGACGAACGTTATTGATGATATCCTGATGGTTGAAGCAGAAGGAACAGATTATATAGGCGGTGGAAAGGTGATGGGAACCGTCACCATGCCCAGTTATATTGAGCCCGGTAATCCCGGAGGTGCAGGAGCCGGCCTTCCGACAACCGCTTCTATGATGCGTTCAATTTCCGGGGTGACCTATGACGGCAAATCGCTTGTGTCCCATTTTCAGCCGGAAGGGCAGCGCATGCTTAAAATCAGTAAAGTCAGGATCTTTCTTTATGATACGGCCTTAGCCAGAAACGGCCTGAGTAAACAGTTCGACTTTCTGAACCGCGATCCGGATGCCCCGCACGACTTAACCGTCGCCATTGTTGAAGGAAGCACGAAAGATCTGCTGACTTATGATAACTATCAGACGCAGATCCCGATCTCACGTTATGCGCAGGATCTGATTCTACAGAATATGCAGCAGAACTATCCGGACATTAATATGAATAGGGTCCTGTACAGTTATTATGGCGCCTTTATGGATCCTGTCATTCCACTTATCAGAAGAAACGGGGATCATCTGGAGCTGCGCGGCCTGGCGTTATTTAATCATGACAAGTATGTGATGAAAATACGCGGAAATGATATCTTTATTTTTAAAATGCTCTATGAGAACTTTAACCAGGGCGTTTATGACTTCGAATATGAACCGGATAAACACGTTGCCATTCGTAACGTGCATACCACAGTACGTTATCGGGTCAGAGACGGAAACAGCAGGTCACCTGACATCTATGCTCACGTGAAAATGATCGGACAGGTCAGACAGGCCTATCCAGGGTCGATCAGTAAACATAGCGCGGATGTAACGGAGAGAAAACTGGAACGGCATATGCAGCAAAAGGCTGAAGATCTGTTCACCCGCCTCCAGAAGAAAGGGGTTGATCCGCTGCGGATTGGGGATACAGTCAGGAGCTTTACGTATCATTTCGATGGCAAGTCCTGGCACGAGCGGTATGCCCATGCCACGTTTCACTGCAAAGTGTCAGTAAATATCACACAAACAGGGATTTCCAGGTGATGCGTTCACCGGCTGACGTGTTTTACTTTTAACTATGACCTCTATTGGGGTATAATAGAAGAATGAACAGGAAAGGGGATTTAATTCTATGGGATTTAACAGAAACCCTCAGGAACCGGTTCCTGAAGCAGAAACGGAAGTCTGGACGTGTACAAATGATTCTTGTTCAGGATGGATGAGAGAGGCCTATTCATTTGACAGCCATCCGACCTGCCCTCTTTGCCACTCCGAAATGAAGAAAGAGACACGAATACTTCCTGTCATTGATTGAGCAGCCCATTTCTGCCCGATCATGATCTCTCTTTTAAAGAACTTCACCCTGCCTCCTGTGACAATATGATGACGAATGGGGAAAGTTCAGGGCATGTCATTGACAGAGTTGGTCCCTGCCTTCAGAATGAAAACGATATCATTCATTCTAAGGGAGGTCTCCGGTTTTGAAAACTTTGGTTATCCTTGCACACCCTGATCTTGAAAAATCTCATGCCAACCGGATGTTTGCCGAAAAGCTTAAAGAACATCCGGAAATTGATATGCATCTCCTCTACCGCACCTATCCGGCCTGGCAGATTGATGTATCAAAAGAGCAGGAACTTCTGCTGAACAATGATCGCATTGTTTTTCAATTTCCATTTTACTGGTACAGTTGCCCGCCGTTATTGAAAAAATGGCTGGATGATGTGCTGACCTTTGGCTGGGCCTATGGTCCGGGCGGGAATAAATTAAAGGGAAAAGAATTTATTGTCGCTGTAACAACAGGGAGCTCCGAAAAGTCTTATCAAGCCGGCGGAGGCAACTTTTTTACAGCAGATGAATACTTACTCCCCTTCCGTGGCGCCGTTCTCGAATGCGGAGGGATTTTCCTTCCTCCGTTTATCGCGTATGAAGCCACCTTTCACGATGATGCGACATTAGAAAAAGAAGCCGAAAATTATATTGCGTATATTGAGGCGCCTGCTTCTGTTCTGACACACTGAGGC from the Sporolactobacillus sp. Y61 genome contains:
- a CDS encoding GerAB/ArcD/ProY family transporter gives rise to the protein MSGTINETHQISPMSVFFIPHTMQVGIGLLSYQQIASHHSGQDAWLAILIGGLTSLVLMWLILRLLENERQYGRADLFSMHRRLFGKWLGHTLSLVMMAHVFLYAVVFLRSYLEILQVWIFPQLSLISFSAPFCLLIWYIVKGGIRTVGGVCFLSFIYLIPIYLSTAFAVPQLHFSNLMPVFDHHPMSLLASAYDTTGIFLGYELILYFYPFIKRPELTGKFAFFSLLTTLYLYIILMIVGIAFFSPGQLDVNIWPTVSLWKSITFPLLEHVDMIHIVFIVWLLIPSVSMSAWIVSRGMKQIIPVFKQKYALILVLIALTACTMMVRNGEQVKWINILYDRTGFFIVYLYIPFLFLYQWLISKVRRSSA
- a CDS encoding Ger(x)C family spore germination protein — protein: MKIQITAIVLITLTCLSGCIPTNVIDDILMVEAEGTDYIGGGKVMGTVTMPSYIEPGNPGGAGAGLPTTASMMRSISGVTYDGKSLVSHFQPEGQRMLKISKVRIFLYDTALARNGLSKQFDFLNRDPDAPHDLTVAIVEGSTKDLLTYDNYQTQIPISRYAQDLILQNMQQNYPDINMNRVLYSYYGAFMDPVIPLIRRNGDHLELRGLALFNHDKYVMKIRGNDIFIFKMLYENFNQGVYDFEYEPDKHVAIRNVHTTVRYRVRDGNSRSPDIYAHVKMIGQVRQAYPGSISKHSADVTERKLERHMQQKAEDLFTRLQKKGVDPLRIGDTVRSFTYHFDGKSWHERYAHATFHCKVSVNITQTGISR
- a CDS encoding cold-shock protein, translating into MGFNRNPQEPVPEAETEVWTCTNDSCSGWMREAYSFDSHPTCPLCHSEMKKETRILPVID
- a CDS encoding NAD(P)H-dependent oxidoreductase; this translates as MKTLVILAHPDLEKSHANRMFAEKLKEHPEIDMHLLYRTYPAWQIDVSKEQELLLNNDRIVFQFPFYWYSCPPLLKKWLDDVLTFGWAYGPGGNKLKGKEFIVAVTTGSSEKSYQAGGGNFFTADEYLLPFRGAVLECGGIFLPPFIAYEATFHDDATLEKEAENYIAYIEAPASVLTH